The Acidobacteriota bacterium genome segment CGCCTGCCACAACATCATCAAGCAGATGGGCGGGAAGTCCGTTCATCCCATCGGCGCCATTCCCGGCGGCATGAGCAAGGGCATGACGAAGGAGGAGCAGGCGGCGATTCTGGCCAAGGGGAAAGAGGCCGTCGAATTCGCCAAGTTCTCGATCGGTCTTTTCAACTCCCTGGTTCTCGAAAACAAGGAGTATGTCGATCTCATCCTGAGCGACAGCTTCACGCACCGGACTTACAACATGGGACTCGTCGACGCGAAAAACCGCGTCAACTTCTACGACGGAGACGTCCGCGTCACCGGCCCGGACGGCGCCGAACTGGCCAAGTTCAAACCGGCCGATTACTTGAACCATATCGTCGAGCATGTCGAGACCTGGTCCTACCTCAAGTTCCCCTTCCTTAAGAACGTCGGCTGGAAGGGCTTGGTCGATGGGCCAGACAGCGGCATTTACAAAGCCACGCCCCTCTCCCGGCTGAATGTTTCCGATAGTATGGCCACGCCTCTGGCCAATGAAGAGCATGACAAGATGTACAAAACCCTGGGCGGGAAGCCGGTTCATCAAACTCTGGCCACGCATTGGGCTCGCCTGATCGAGCTTCTCTATGCGGCCGAGCGCTGGGTCGAACTCGCTTCCGACCCGGAGATCACGGGCCCCGAATACCGCATCGTTCCGGACAAGACCCCGGACGAGGGCGTTGCCGTGGTTGAGGCCCCGCGGGGAACGCTTTTTCATCACTATAAAACCGACGAAAAGGGCCTTCTTCGGGAAGCCAACCTCATTGTGGGAACGACCAACAACAACGGCGCCATCAACCTTTCCGTCAAGAAAGCGGCTCAGGGATTCATCAAAAACGGCCGGGTCGACGACGGGCTCCTGAACATCGTCGAAATGGCCTTCCGGGCCTACGACCCCTGCTTCGGCTGCGCCACGCACGCC includes the following:
- a CDS encoding Ni/Fe hydrogenase subunit alpha; translation: MKTITIDPITRLEGHGKISIFLDDAGNVADAYLQIPELRGFEQFCIGRPVEEMPRITTRICGVCPEAHMMAAAKACDAVYHCELPRTAKLLRELLYVVFYVTDHSTHFYALGGPDFVMGPTAPKAQRNILGVIHKVGVEIGKKVIGMRGACHNIIKQMGGKSVHPIGAIPGGMSKGMTKEEQAAILAKGKEAVEFAKFSIGLFNSLVLENKEYVDLILSDSFTHRTYNMGLVDAKNRVNFYDGDVRVTGPDGAELAKFKPADYLNHIVEHVETWSYLKFPFLKNVGWKGLVDGPDSGIYKATPLSRLNVSDSMATPLANEEHDKMYKTLGGKPVHQTLATHWARLIELLYAAERWVELASDPEITGPEYRIVPDKTPDEGVAVVEAPRGTLFHHYKTDEKGLLREANLIVGTTNNNGAINLSVKKAAQGFIKNGRVDDGLLNIVEMAFRAYDPCFGCATHALGRTPLRVSVHDHRGEIIKDLRR